Proteins encoded by one window of Streptacidiphilus sp. PB12-B1b:
- a CDS encoding NAD(P)/FAD-dependent oxidoreductase has product MSTTERPRILIVGGGYVGMYAAMRILKKMRYGEATVTVVDPRSYMTYLPFLPEAAAGSVAPRNLVAPLRSTLKGAEVLTGHVTSVDQVRKVATIAPAAGDSYELPFDYLVVALGSVSRTFPIPGLAEHGIGIKSVEEAISLRNHVIAQLDKADSTTDEKVRKQALTFVCIGGGFAGIETIAELEDMARDAAKIYHNVKREDMRFIVVEAANRILPEMGPDLGLWTKEKLEERGIEIYIETSMDSCVDKHVVLKNGVEVDASTIIWTAGVKPNPALADFGLPLGPRGHVDAGPTLQVTGFDNVWAAGDNAQVPDLAVGEGAWCPPNAQHAVRQALVLGDNVVSGMRGFPQKEYKHANLGAVAGLGLHKGVAILFGKYKLKGRPAWWFHRLYHGSRVPTMNRKIRVFADWTLAMFLKRETVSLVEMERPRETFVEAAAPAPKPVAQAKAPSEKVPA; this is encoded by the coding sequence ATGAGCACCACGGAGCGTCCTCGCATTCTCATCGTCGGCGGTGGATACGTCGGCATGTATGCCGCGATGCGCATCCTCAAGAAGATGCGCTACGGGGAGGCGACCGTCACGGTCGTCGACCCGCGGTCCTACATGACGTATCTGCCCTTCCTTCCCGAGGCGGCGGCCGGCAGTGTCGCGCCTCGCAACCTCGTCGCACCCCTGCGCAGCACCCTGAAGGGCGCGGAGGTGTTGACGGGCCACGTCACCTCCGTTGACCAGGTGCGCAAGGTGGCGACCATCGCCCCGGCCGCGGGCGACTCGTACGAGCTGCCCTTCGACTACCTGGTCGTGGCGCTGGGCTCGGTCTCCCGCACCTTCCCGATCCCCGGTCTGGCCGAGCACGGCATCGGCATCAAGTCGGTCGAGGAGGCCATCAGCCTCCGCAACCACGTGATCGCCCAGCTGGACAAGGCCGACTCCACCACCGACGAGAAGGTGCGCAAGCAGGCGCTCACCTTCGTCTGCATCGGCGGCGGCTTCGCGGGCATCGAGACCATCGCGGAGCTGGAGGACATGGCGCGCGACGCCGCGAAGATCTACCACAACGTGAAGCGCGAGGACATGCGCTTCATCGTGGTGGAGGCGGCCAACCGCATCCTCCCCGAGATGGGCCCGGACCTCGGTCTGTGGACCAAGGAGAAGCTCGAAGAGCGCGGCATCGAGATCTACATCGAGACCTCGATGGACTCCTGCGTCGACAAGCACGTCGTCCTGAAGAACGGCGTCGAGGTGGACGCCTCCACCATCATCTGGACCGCGGGCGTCAAGCCCAACCCGGCGCTGGCCGACTTCGGCCTGCCGCTCGGCCCGCGCGGCCACGTCGACGCCGGCCCGACCCTGCAGGTCACCGGCTTCGACAACGTCTGGGCCGCGGGCGACAACGCCCAGGTGCCGGACCTGGCCGTCGGCGAGGGTGCCTGGTGCCCGCCCAACGCCCAGCACGCCGTCCGCCAGGCGCTGGTGCTCGGCGACAACGTGGTCTCCGGCATGCGGGGCTTCCCGCAGAAGGAGTACAAGCACGCCAACCTGGGTGCGGTGGCCGGTCTCGGGCTGCACAAGGGCGTGGCGATCCTCTTCGGCAAGTACAAGCTGAAGGGCCGTCCGGCCTGGTGGTTCCACCGCCTGTACCACGGCAGCCGGGTGCCGACCATGAACCGCAAGATCCGGGTCTTCGCCGACTGGACGCTGGCGATGTTCCTGAAGCGCGAGACCGTCTCCCTGGTGGAGATGGAGCGTCCCCGCGAGACCTTCGTCGAGGCGGCGGCCCCCGCCCCGAAGCCGGTCGCCCAGGCCAAGGCGCCCTCCGAGAAGGTCCCCGCCTGA
- a CDS encoding DUF4287 domain-containing protein: MYSAETHQNLLSRIPAVTGRELSAWLQAVDEGPSLHRCEEKIDWLRGTYGISYGYAKAIVHEHDLRRAAARMSQD; this comes from the coding sequence ATGTACTCCGCCGAGACCCACCAGAACCTGCTGTCCCGCATCCCCGCGGTGACCGGGCGCGAACTCAGCGCCTGGCTCCAGGCCGTGGACGAGGGCCCGAGCCTGCACCGCTGCGAGGAGAAGATCGACTGGCTGCGCGGGACCTACGGGATCTCGTACGGCTACGCCAAGGCCATCGTCCACGAGCACGACCTCCGCCGGGCCGCCGCCCGCATGTCGCAGGACTAG
- a CDS encoding acetyl-CoA C-acetyltransferase, whose translation MPEAVIVSAARSPIGRAFKGSLKDVRPDDLTAHIVQAALAKVPELDPRDIDDLMLGCGLPGGEQGYNLGRVVAVQLGMDHLPGCTVTRYCSSSLQTTRMALHAIKAGEGDVFISAGVETVSRSVKGSSDGLPDTKNPLFAAAEERTAATAALTGAPVWEDPRQSGLVPDVYIAMGQTAENLAKLKGISRQEQDEFGVRSQNLAEKAIADGFWAREITPVTTPDGTVVSKDDGPRAGVTLEAVSGLKPVFRPDGSVNAGNCCPLNDGAAALVVMSDTKARELGLTPLARIVSTGVSGLSPEIMGYGPVEASKQALRRAGLSIGDIDLVEINEAFAAQVIPSYRDLGIDLDRLNVNGGGIAVGHPFGMTGARITTTLINSLQWHDKQFGLETMCVGGGQGMAMVIERLS comes from the coding sequence ATGCCCGAAGCCGTCATCGTCAGTGCCGCCCGCTCGCCGATCGGCCGGGCGTTCAAGGGGTCGCTGAAGGACGTGCGTCCGGACGACCTGACCGCGCACATCGTCCAGGCGGCACTGGCCAAGGTCCCCGAGCTGGACCCGCGCGACATCGACGACCTGATGCTGGGCTGCGGCCTGCCCGGCGGCGAGCAGGGCTACAACCTGGGCCGGGTCGTCGCCGTTCAGCTGGGCATGGACCACCTGCCGGGCTGTACCGTCACCCGCTACTGCTCCTCCTCGCTGCAGACCACGCGGATGGCACTGCACGCGATCAAGGCGGGCGAGGGCGACGTCTTCATCTCGGCCGGCGTGGAGACCGTCTCCCGCAGCGTCAAGGGCTCCTCGGACGGCCTGCCGGACACCAAGAACCCGCTGTTCGCCGCGGCCGAGGAGCGCACCGCCGCCACCGCGGCGCTGACCGGCGCCCCGGTCTGGGAGGACCCGCGCCAGAGCGGGCTGGTGCCGGACGTCTACATCGCCATGGGCCAGACCGCGGAGAACCTGGCCAAGCTCAAGGGCATCAGCCGCCAGGAGCAGGACGAGTTCGGCGTGCGCTCGCAGAACCTCGCCGAGAAGGCCATCGCGGACGGCTTCTGGGCCCGCGAGATCACCCCGGTGACCACCCCCGACGGCACCGTCGTCAGCAAGGACGACGGCCCGCGCGCCGGGGTGACCCTGGAGGCCGTCTCCGGCCTCAAGCCGGTCTTCCGCCCGGACGGCAGCGTCAACGCGGGCAACTGCTGCCCGCTGAACGACGGCGCCGCCGCGCTGGTGGTCATGTCCGACACCAAGGCCCGGGAGCTGGGCCTGACGCCGCTGGCGCGGATCGTCTCCACCGGCGTGTCCGGGCTCTCCCCGGAGATCATGGGCTACGGGCCGGTCGAGGCGTCCAAGCAGGCGCTGCGCCGCGCGGGCCTGTCCATCGGCGACATCGACCTGGTCGAGATCAACGAGGCGTTCGCCGCGCAGGTCATCCCCTCGTACCGGGACCTGGGCATCGACCTGGACCGGCTGAACGTCAACGGCGGCGGTATCGCCGTCGGCCACCCCTTCGGCATGACCGGCGCGCGGATCACCACCACGCTGATCAACTCGCTCCAGTGGCACGACAAGCAGTTCGGCCTGGAGACCATGTGCGTCGGCGGCGGCCAGGGCATGGCCATGGTCATCGAGCGGCTCAGCTGA
- a CDS encoding SGNH/GDSL hydrolase family protein yields MSRERVARRIAAAAAYGGGGIGLLGVGFAGLLLTEAKLAEIQLNTLHGEPPRADGLYGREFDGGEEPPVRMAVLGDSTAAGFGVDRGRDTPGALLAGGIAAMAERPVRLTVAAVNGAASDDLERQLLQALEAEPELDIALIMIGANDVTKRTKLADAVRMLGDTVRRLRAAGAEVIVGTCPDLGTIQPVRPPLRTVARRASRQLAAAQTIAVVESGGRSVSLGALLGPEFDHRPEMFAADRYHPSAQGYQTAAMALLPSMCAALGVWPEEERPDAFRGEGLLPVTQAAAQAAGRGGTEVAGAEVLGADSGPRGRWALLKNRRRRTLPTGAAGATSGNSHSTDADAAATEG; encoded by the coding sequence ATGTCGCGGGAACGGGTGGCACGACGTATCGCCGCTGCGGCGGCCTACGGCGGCGGCGGGATCGGACTGCTCGGGGTGGGCTTCGCCGGGCTGCTGCTGACCGAGGCCAAGCTGGCCGAGATCCAGCTGAACACCCTGCACGGCGAGCCCCCGCGCGCCGACGGCCTGTACGGGCGCGAGTTCGACGGCGGCGAGGAGCCGCCGGTGCGGATGGCGGTGCTCGGCGACTCCACCGCGGCCGGCTTCGGCGTCGACCGCGGCCGGGACACCCCCGGCGCGCTGCTGGCCGGGGGCATCGCGGCGATGGCCGAGCGCCCGGTCCGGCTGACCGTGGCGGCGGTGAACGGGGCCGCCTCGGACGACCTGGAACGCCAGCTGCTGCAGGCCCTGGAGGCCGAGCCGGAGCTGGACATCGCCCTGATCATGATCGGCGCCAACGACGTCACCAAGCGCACCAAGCTGGCGGACGCGGTGCGGATGCTCGGCGACACGGTACGGCGGCTGCGCGCCGCCGGGGCCGAGGTGATCGTCGGCACCTGCCCCGACCTGGGCACCATCCAGCCGGTGCGGCCGCCGCTGCGGACCGTCGCCCGGCGGGCCAGCCGGCAGCTGGCGGCGGCGCAGACCATCGCCGTGGTGGAGTCCGGCGGCCGCAGCGTCTCGCTGGGGGCGCTGCTGGGCCCGGAGTTCGACCACCGGCCGGAGATGTTCGCCGCGGACCGCTACCACCCCTCCGCGCAGGGCTACCAGACCGCCGCCATGGCGCTGCTGCCGTCGATGTGCGCGGCGCTGGGCGTCTGGCCGGAGGAGGAGCGCCCGGACGCGTTCCGCGGCGAGGGCCTGCTGCCGGTGACCCAGGCCGCCGCGCAGGCGGCCGGCCGCGGCGGCACCGAGGTGGCCGGGGCGGAGGTGCTGGGCGCCGACTCCGGGCCGCGCGGACGCTGGGCACTGCTGAAGAACCGGCGCAGGCGCACCCTGCCGACCGGGGCGGCCGGGGCAACGTCGGGGAATTCACACAGCACCGACGCTGACGCCGCAGCTACCGAGGGGTAA
- a CDS encoding cystathionine beta-synthase, which translates to MRYHDSIIDLVGNTPLVRLNKVTEGISATVLAKVEYFNPGGSVKDRIAMRMIEAAEASGELKPGGTIVEPTSGNTGVGLAIVAQQKGYRCIFVCPDKVSTDKINVLRAYGAEVVVCPTAVAPEHPDSYYNVSDRLVRETPGAWKPDQYSNPNNPASHYGSTGPELWEQTDGRITHFVAGVGTGGTISGTGRYLKDASQGRVQVIGADPEGSVYSGGTGRPYLVEGVGEDFWPTAYDREVADEIVPVSDKDSFQMTRRLAKEEGLLVGGSCGMAVVAALRVAERLGPDDVVVVLLPDSGRGYLSKIFNDDWMQDYGFLDEGGPESVAGDVLARKDALEHEGIPQFVHMHPSESVGEAVQILREYGVSQLPVVSPGAGHPDVMAGEVIGSIVERDLLDGLFAKRFELGDPIEGHMSAPLPVVGSGESITRLMAVLERADAAVVLVDGKPQGIVTRQDLLAFMAQHGVH; encoded by the coding sequence GTGCGGTATCACGATTCGATCATCGACCTGGTCGGCAACACCCCTCTGGTACGACTCAACAAGGTCACCGAGGGAATCAGTGCCACCGTCCTGGCCAAGGTCGAGTACTTCAATCCCGGCGGGTCGGTGAAGGACCGCATCGCCATGCGGATGATCGAAGCGGCAGAGGCGTCGGGGGAGCTGAAGCCCGGCGGCACGATCGTCGAGCCGACCTCGGGCAACACCGGGGTGGGGCTGGCGATCGTCGCCCAGCAGAAGGGCTACCGCTGCATCTTCGTCTGCCCCGACAAGGTGTCCACCGACAAGATCAACGTGCTGCGGGCCTACGGCGCCGAGGTCGTGGTCTGCCCGACCGCCGTCGCCCCCGAGCACCCCGACTCGTACTACAACGTCAGCGACCGGCTGGTCCGGGAGACCCCGGGCGCCTGGAAGCCCGACCAGTACTCCAACCCGAACAACCCGGCCAGCCACTACGGCTCCACCGGGCCCGAGCTGTGGGAGCAGACGGACGGCCGGATCACCCACTTCGTGGCGGGCGTCGGCACCGGCGGCACCATCTCCGGCACCGGCCGCTACCTGAAGGACGCCTCGCAGGGCCGGGTGCAGGTCATCGGCGCCGACCCGGAGGGCTCCGTCTACTCCGGCGGCACCGGCCGCCCCTACCTGGTCGAGGGCGTCGGCGAGGACTTCTGGCCGACCGCCTACGACCGCGAGGTGGCCGACGAGATCGTCCCGGTCTCCGACAAGGACTCCTTCCAGATGACCCGCCGCCTGGCCAAGGAGGAGGGCCTGCTGGTCGGCGGCTCCTGCGGGATGGCCGTGGTCGCCGCGCTGCGGGTGGCCGAGCGGCTCGGCCCGGACGACGTGGTCGTGGTGCTGCTGCCGGACTCCGGCCGCGGCTACCTCTCCAAGATCTTCAACGACGACTGGATGCAGGACTACGGCTTCCTGGACGAGGGCGGCCCGGAGTCGGTCGCCGGGGACGTCCTGGCCCGCAAGGACGCCCTGGAGCACGAGGGCATCCCGCAGTTCGTCCACATGCACCCCAGCGAGTCGGTCGGCGAGGCGGTGCAGATCCTGCGCGAGTACGGCGTCTCGCAGCTGCCCGTGGTCTCGCCCGGCGCGGGCCACCCGGACGTCATGGCCGGTGAGGTCATCGGTTCCATCGTCGAGCGCGACCTGCTGGACGGCCTGTTCGCCAAGCGCTTCGAGCTCGGCGACCCGATCGAGGGCCACATGTCGGCGCCGCTGCCCGTCGTCGGCTCCGGCGAGTCCATCACCCGGCTGATGGCCGTCCTGGAGCGCGCCGACGCCGCCGTGGTGCTGGTCGACGGCAAGCCCCAGGGCATCGTGACCAGGCAGGACCTGCTGGCCTTCATGGCGCAGCACGGCGTGCACTGA
- a CDS encoding Ig-like domain-containing protein translates to MAEQQQNDADPAPSAGGAPGRRAVVAGMVAAPVALVAGCSGGSSHPSGPRTSAAVVTVTPGAGELQADFTQPVRVAVTGGTLTSVTVTDGAGHPVAGRLAPGGTGWTSTTRLSSGTAYKVSAVATDAAKVRAVKEVAFTTAKPAKTFLGTYTPDSGTTVGVGMPVSLTFDQPITDQAAVQKAITVSSTPPVEIVGHWFGANRLDFRPQEYWAPGTRVTVSLRLKDVEGARGVFGTQSKDVAFTIGRSQTSVADLAAHRLTVTRDGAVTQSWPISGGSPLHTTWSGKMVISEKLLQTRMNSETVNLGGEYDIADVPHAQRLTTSGTFVHGNYWSGEDVFGSENTSHGCVGMHDAQGADDPDTPAAQFYNTSITGDVVEVVNSGDQTVSPSNGLNGWNMDWASWKAGSAV, encoded by the coding sequence GTGGCTGAACAGCAGCAGAACGACGCCGACCCCGCGCCTTCCGCCGGGGGCGCCCCCGGGCGGCGCGCGGTGGTGGCCGGGATGGTGGCCGCACCGGTCGCCCTGGTGGCGGGGTGCAGCGGGGGATCGTCGCACCCCTCCGGGCCCCGGACGTCCGCGGCCGTCGTCACCGTCACCCCGGGCGCGGGCGAGCTGCAGGCCGACTTCACCCAGCCGGTCCGGGTCGCCGTCACCGGCGGGACGCTCACCTCGGTGACCGTCACCGACGGGGCCGGGCACCCGGTCGCCGGGCGGCTCGCCCCCGGCGGCACCGGCTGGACCAGCACCACCAGGCTCAGCTCCGGCACCGCCTACAAGGTCTCGGCGGTCGCCACCGACGCCGCCAAGGTCCGGGCGGTCAAGGAGGTCGCCTTCACCACCGCCAAGCCCGCCAAGACCTTCCTCGGCACCTACACCCCCGACAGCGGCACCACCGTGGGCGTCGGCATGCCGGTCTCGCTCACCTTCGACCAGCCGATCACCGATCAGGCGGCGGTGCAGAAGGCCATCACCGTCAGCTCCACGCCGCCGGTCGAGATCGTCGGCCACTGGTTCGGCGCCAACCGGCTCGACTTCCGCCCGCAGGAGTACTGGGCGCCCGGCACCCGGGTCACGGTCAGCCTGCGGCTGAAGGACGTCGAGGGCGCGAGGGGCGTTTTCGGCACCCAGTCCAAGGACGTCGCCTTCACTATCGGCCGCAGCCAGACCAGCGTCGCCGACCTCGCCGCCCACCGGCTCACCGTCACCCGCGACGGCGCGGTCACGCAGAGCTGGCCGATCTCCGGCGGCAGCCCGCTGCACACCACCTGGTCCGGCAAGATGGTGATCTCGGAGAAGCTGCTGCAGACCCGGATGAACTCCGAGACCGTCAACCTCGGCGGGGAGTACGACATCGCGGACGTCCCGCACGCCCAGCGGCTCACCACCTCCGGCACCTTCGTCCACGGCAACTACTGGTCCGGCGAGGACGTCTTCGGCAGCGAGAACACCAGCCACGGCTGCGTCGGCATGCACGACGCCCAGGGCGCGGACGACCCGGACACCCCGGCCGCGCAGTTCTACAACACCTCCATCACCGGCGACGTGGTCGAAGTGGTCAACTCCGGCGACCAGACCGTCAGCCCGTCGAACGGGCTCAACGGCTGGAACATGGACTGGGCCAGCTGGAAGGCCGGCAGCGCGGTGTGA